In the genome of Drosophila subpulchrella strain 33 F10 #4 breed RU33 chromosome 2L, RU_Dsub_v1.1 Primary Assembly, whole genome shotgun sequence, one region contains:
- the LOC119547995 gene encoding histone H4 encodes MTGRGKGGKGLGKGGAKRHRKVLRDNIQGITKPAIRRLARRGGVKRISGLIYEETRGVLKVFLENVIRDAVTYTEHAKRKTVTAMDVVYALKRQGRTLYGFGG; translated from the coding sequence ATGACTGGTCGCGGTAAAGGAGGCAAAGGCTTGGGAAAAGGAGGCGCCAAGCGTCATCGCAAAGTGCTGCGAGATAACATCCAGGGTATCACTAAGCCAGCAATCCGCCGTTTGGCTCGTCGCGGCGGTGTGAAGCGCATCTCGGGACTCATTTACGAGGAAACACGTGGCGTTCTGAAGGTGTTCTTGGAGAACGTTATCCGCGATGCCGTCACCTACACCGAACACGCCAAGAGGAAGACTGTCACAGCCATGGATGTTGTGTACGCTCTGAAGAGGCAAGGCCGCACCCTGTACGGCTTCGGCGGTTAA
- the LOC119547987 gene encoding histone H1-like, with protein MSDSAVATSASPVAAPSVSVEKKVATKKASGSAAPKVKRAAAPPSHPPTQQMVDASIKNLKERGGSSLLAIKKYITATYKCDAQKLAPFIKKYLKSAVVNGKLIQTKGKGASGSFKLSASAKKDPKPKPASAEKKVKSKKVAVKKTGSTAKKAAAGADEKKPKAKKAVTTKKTAEKKKTEKAKAKDAKKTGTVKAKPTAAKAKSIAAKPKAARAPKAKPAASAKPKKAVKKAAAPATAKKPKAKTTAAKK; from the coding sequence atgtctgattcTGCAGTTGCAACGTCCGCTTCCCCAGTGGCTGCCCCGTCAGTGTCAGTTGAGAAGAAGGTGGCCACCAAGAAGGCATCTGGATCCGCTGCCCCAAAGGTGAAAAGGGCTGCTGCCCCGCCATCGCATCCGccaactcaacaaatggtgGACGCATCCATCAAGAATTTGAAGGAACGTGGCGGCTCATCGCTTCTGGCAATTAAGAAATACATCACTGCCACCTATAAATGCGATGCCCAGAAGCTGGCTCCATTCATCAAGAAATACTTGAAATCCGCCGTGGTCAATGGAAAGCTGATCCAAACCAAGGGAAAAGGGGCGTCTGGCTCATTTAAACTGTCGGCCTCCGCCAAGAAGGATCCGAAGCCGAAGCCTGCGTCTGCTGAGAAGAAGGTGAAAAGCAAGAAGGTAGCCGTCAAGAAGACCGGATCCACCGCCAAGAAAGCTGCCGCCGGAGCTGACGAGAAGAAGCCCAAGGCTAAGAAGGCTGTTACCACCAAAAAGACCGCAGAGAAGaagaaaaccgaaaaggcAAAGGCCAAGGATGCCAAGAAAACTGGAACCGTAAAGGCGAAGCCAACAGCAGCGAAGGCCAAGTCGATCGCAGCGAAGCCAAAGGCGGCGAGAGCACCAAAGGCCAAGCCAGCGGCGTCTGCTAAGCCCAAAAAGGCGGTGAAAAAAGCAGCTGCTCCTGCTACCGCTAAAAAGCCGAAAGCCAAGACTACGGCTGCCAAGAAGTAA
- the LOC119547991 gene encoding histone H2B isoform X1 has translation MPPKTSGKAAKKAGKAQKNITKTDKKKKRKRKESYAIYIYKVLKQVHPDTGISSKAMSIMNSFVNDIFERIAAEASRLAHYNKRSTITSREIQTAVRLLLPGELAKHAVSEGTKAVTKYTSSK, from the coding sequence ATGCCGCCGAAAACTAGTGGAAAGGCAGCCAAGAAGGCTGGCAAAGCCCAGAAGAACATCACCAAGACCGataagaagaagaagcgcaAGAGGAAGGAGAGCTACGCCATCTACATTTACAAGGTCCTGAAGCAGGTCCACCCTGACACCGGCATTTCGTCGAAGGCAATGAGCATCATGAACAGCTTTGTGAATGATATCTTCGAGCGCATTGCTGCCGAGGCGTCTCGTCTGGCTCACTACAACAAGCGCTCGACCATAACCAGTCGGGAGATCCAAACGGCTGTTCGCCTGCTCCTGCCCGGAGAGTTGGCCAAGCACGCCGTCAGTGAGGGAACCAAGGCTGTCACCAAGTACACCAGCTCCAAGTAA
- the LOC119547991 gene encoding histone H2B isoform X2, whose product MSIMNSFVNDIFERIAAEASRLAHYNKRSTITSREIQTAVRLLLPGELAKHAVSEGTKAVTKYTSSK is encoded by the coding sequence ATGAGCATCATGAACAGCTTTGTGAATGATATCTTCGAGCGCATTGCTGCCGAGGCGTCTCGTCTGGCTCACTACAACAAGCGCTCGACCATAACCAGTCGGGAGATCCAAACGGCTGTTCGCCTGCTCCTGCCCGGAGAGTTGGCCAAGCACGCCGTCAGTGAGGGAACCAAGGCTGTCACCAAGTACACCAGCTCCAAGTAA
- the LOC119547989 gene encoding histone H2A, protein MSGRGKGGKVKGKAKSRSNRAGLQFPVGRIHRLLRKGNYAERVGAGAPVYLAAVMEYLAAEVLELAGNAARDNKKTRIIPRHLQLAIRNDEELNKLLSGVTIAQGGVLPNIQAVLLPKKTEKKA, encoded by the coding sequence atgtctgGTCGTGgaaaaggtggcaaagtgaagGGAAAGGCAAAGTCCCGCTCTAACCGTGCCGGTCTTCAGTTCCCAGTGGGCCGTATTCACCGTTTGCTCCGCAAGGGCAACTATGCCGAGCGAGTTGGGGCCGGCGCTCCAGTTTACCTGGCTGCTGTGATGGAATATCTGGCCGCTGAGGTTCTCGAATTGGCTGGCAATGCTGCTCGTGACAACAAGAAGACTAGGATTATTCCTCGTCATCTGCAGCTGGCCATCCGCAACGACGAGGAGTTGAACAAACTACTCTCCGGCGTCACCATTGCCCAGGGTGGAGTGTTGCCCAACATCCAGGCTGTTCTGTTGCCCAAGAAGACCGAGAAGAAGGCTTAA